The following are from one region of the Patagioenas fasciata isolate bPatFas1 chromosome 14, bPatFas1.hap1, whole genome shotgun sequence genome:
- the GFRA3 gene encoding GDNF family receptor alpha-3 encodes MRGGCELRSRARSDRPRAMGLALLLGLLLTRAGDLLALPRSDCVAAEQLCLSDSTCNATYRTLEHCALAKTRFLPLDHESRVRCLNAELGLANSSLLHCKCHRRMKRQEHCLRIFWTVHSSMTDGYFHLETSPYENPANEEHWQTDYNKLAALISGSQLSGDATNPCLKATHVCNLSKKCVRLRTDYASTCTKGAGSEDVCDRRKCHKGLRNFFEKVPEDFTKRILFCPCKDELCGERRRKTIVPDCSFQYSTKPNCLWLLDSCLEDHICKSRLADFQQNCQPADMSPDGCSQHNRAVCLQAYMGMIGTPMTPNYISNSSVEVSLWCTCESSGNQKEKCDQILGMFESNKCLENTIWSQMHLKQTALERQEDLFYSSSLSFQGDSASTSLASEMSQVAEGKTQRDISKHSSLPMASSVYSGAAISWPSLALLLPLLLSPR; translated from the exons ATGCGCGGAGGATGTGAGCTGCGCTCCAGAGCTCGGAGCGACCGACCGCGAGCAATGGGGCTcgccctgctgctggggctgctcctcacccGAGCCG GAGACCTCCTGGCTCTGCCAAGGAGTGACTGCGTGGCAGCAGAACAGCTGTGCCTCTCAGACTCCACCTGCAATGCCACATACAGGACCCTGGAACACTGTGCCCTTGCTAAGACTCGCTTCCTTCCCCTGGACCATGAGAGCAGGGTCCGATGTCTGAACGCAGAGCTAGGCCTGGCAAACAGCTCTTTGCTGCACTGCAAGTGTCACCGGCGCATGAAGAGACAGGAGCACTGCTTACGCATTTTCTGGACCGTTCACTCCAGCATGACAGATG GTTATTTCCATTTGGAGACCTCTCCCTATGAGAATCCAGCAAATGAAGAGCACTGGCAAACAGATTATAATAAACTGGCGGCTCTGATATCAG GCTCACAGTTATCAGGAGATGCAACAAATCCATGCCTGAAAGCAACTCATGTCTGCAACCTGAGCAAGAAGTGTGTTCGGCTACGCACAGACTACGCCTCTACCTGCACCAAGGGAGCGGGAAGCGAGGACGTGTGTGACCGTCGCAAATGCCACAAAGGGCTAAGGAATTTCTTTGAGAAAGTCCCCGAGGATTTCACCAAAAGGATCCTATTCTGTCCATGTAAAGATGAACTCTGTGGAGAACGACGCCGGAAAACTATAGTTCCCGATTGTTCCTTCCAGTACAGCACCAAACCAAATTGCCTCTGGCTTCTGGACTCCTGCTTAGAAGACCATATCTGCAA ATCCCGACTGGCTGACTTCCAACAGAACTGTCAACCTGCAGACATGTCTCCAGATGGTTGCTCTCAGCACAACCGTGCTGTGTGCCTGCAGGCTTACATGGGCATGATTG GCACGCCCATGACACCCAACTACATCAGTAACTCCAGCGtggaggtgtccctgtggtgcACATGCGAGAGCAGCGGGAACCAGAAGGAGAAGTGTGACCAGATACTCGGCATGTTTGAGAGCAACAAATGCCTTG AAAATACCATTTGGTCTCAAATGCACCTGAAGCAGACAGCTCTAGAAAGACAAGAGGACTTATTTTATTCATCTTCCCTAAGCTTCCAAGGAGACAGTGCCAGCACATCTCTTGCTTCAGAAATGTCCCAG gtggctgaagggaagacacAGCGAGacatctccaaacacagcagtCTGCCTATGGCCTCCTCTGTATATTCTGGAGCTGCTATTTCTTGGCCGTCTCTGGCACTGTTGCTGCCCTTGTTGCTGAGCCCACGTTAA
- the CDC23 gene encoding cell division cycle protein 23 homolog isoform X1 codes for MATAGLGSGGFSDLREIKKQLLSVAERSRERGLQHSGKWASELAFALEPLPLSELPPPPALTEEDARDLDAYTLAKSYFDLKEYDRAAYFLRGCKSQKAYFLYMYSRYLSGEKKKDDETVDSLGPLEKGQVKNEALRELRVELSKKHKAQELDGFGLYLYGVVLRKLDLVKEAIDVFVEAAHVLPLHWGAWLELCNLITDKEMLKFLSLPDTWMKEFFLAHIYTELQLIEEALQKYQSLIDAGFSKSTYIISQIAVAYHNIRDIDKALSIFNELRKQDPYRIENMDTFSNLLYVRSMKPELSYLAHNLCEIDKYRVETCCVIGNYYSLRSQHEKAALYFQRALKLNPRYLGAWTLMGHEYMEMKNTSAAIQAYRHAIEVNKRDYRAWYGLGQTYEILKMPFYCLYYYRRAHQLRPNDSRMLVALGECYEKLNQLVESKKCYWRAYAVGDVEKMALVKLAKLHEQLNESEQAAQCYIKYIQDIYSCSELVEHVEVSTAFRYLAQYYFKCKLWDEASACAQQCCAFNDTREEGKALLRQILQLRNQGETLSTDIAAPIFLPASLSATNTPTRRVSPLNLSSVTP; via the exons ATGGCGACCGCGGGGCTGGGGAGCGGGGGCTTCTCGGACCTGCGGGAGATCAAGAAGCAGCTGCTGAGCGTGGCGGAGCGGAGCCGCGAGCGGGGCCTGCAGCACAGCGGGAAGTG GGCCTCCGAGCTGGCGTTCGCCCTGGAGCCGCTGCCGCTGAGTgagctgccgccgccgcccgcgctcACCGAG GAGGATGCTCGTGATCTGGATGCCTATACGTTAGCCAAGTCTTACTTTGATCTGAAGGAATATGACAGGGCCGCCTATTTTCTACGGGGCTGCAAGAGCCAGAAAGCCTACTTCTTGTATATGTATTCGAGATACCTG TCGggggagaagaagaaggatgatGAGACAGTGGATAGTTTGG GACCTCTGGAAAAGGGACAGGTGAAAAATGAAGCTCTACGGGAATTGAGAGTTGAGCTCAGCAAGAAACACAAGGCACAGGAACTGGATGGATTTGGCCTTTATCT GTACGGTGTTGTGCTGCGGAAGCTGGACCTGGTGAAAGAAGCAATAGATGTGTTTGTTGAAGCTGCCCATGTCTTACCTTTGCACTGGGGGGCCTGGCTGGAACTTTGCAACTTGATTACAGATAAAGAGATG TTGAAGTTCCTGTCCTTGCCAGACACGTGGATGAAAGAGTTCTTTCTTGCACACATTTATACAGAGCTGCAGCTGATAGAGGAGGCTCTGCAGAAGTATCAGAGTCTCATTGATGCAGGATTTTCCAAAAGCACTTACATCATCTCTCAGATTGCTGTTGCCTACCACAATATCCGAG ATATTGACAAAGCTTTATCCATCTTTAATGAGCTAAGGAAACAAGATCCTTACAGGATAGAAAACATGGACACTTTCTCCAACTTGCTATATGTAAGG AGCATGAAGCCTGAGTTGAGCTACCTGGCTCACAATCTCTGTGAGATAGACAAGTATCGTGTTGAGACCTGCTGTGTAATTG GGAATTATTATAGCTTGCGTTCCCAGCATGAAAAAGCAGCACTCTATTTCCAGAGGGCCTTGAAACTGAATCCTCGTTATCTGGGAGCCTGGACACTTATGGGACATGAGTACATGGAAATGAAAAACACATCTGCAGCTATCCAGGCTTATAG GCATGCAATAGAGGTGAACAAAAGAGATTACAGAGCATGGTATGGTTTGGGGCAAACCTATGAAATCCTCAAAATGCCATTTTACTGTCTCTATTACTACCGACGGGCCCACCAACTCAG ACCAAATGATTCTCGTATGCTGGTTGCTCTAGGAGAATGCTATGAGAAACTCAATCAGTTGGTGGAATCTAAAAAG TGCTATTGGAGAGCTTATGCTGTGGGAGATGTGGAGAAAATGGCACTGGTGAAACTAGCAAA GCTGCACGAACAGCTGAATGAATCTGAACAGGCAGCTCAGTGCTACATCAAATACATCCAGGATATCTATTCCTGTTCG GAGTTAGTGGAGCACGTGGAGGTCAGTACTGCCTTCCGTTACCTGGCCCAGTACTACTTCAAGTGCAAGCTCTGGGATGAAGCCTCAGCATGTGCTCAGCAATGCTGTGCGTTCAATGAC ACTAGAGAAGAGGGAAAGGCCCTTCTGCGGCAGATCTTACAGCTTCGCAACCAAGGAGAAACGTTATCGACAGATATTGCTGCTCCCATTTTCCTCCCTGCATCATTGTCAGCCACCAACACTCCCACACGTCGCGTCTCCCCACTCAATCTGTCTTCTGTAACACCATGA
- the CDC23 gene encoding cell division cycle protein 23 homolog isoform X2 yields MRYSEDARDLDAYTLAKSYFDLKEYDRAAYFLRGCKSQKAYFLYMYSRYLSGEKKKDDETVDSLGPLEKGQVKNEALRELRVELSKKHKAQELDGFGLYLYGVVLRKLDLVKEAIDVFVEAAHVLPLHWGAWLELCNLITDKEMLKFLSLPDTWMKEFFLAHIYTELQLIEEALQKYQSLIDAGFSKSTYIISQIAVAYHNIRDIDKALSIFNELRKQDPYRIENMDTFSNLLYVRSMKPELSYLAHNLCEIDKYRVETCCVIGNYYSLRSQHEKAALYFQRALKLNPRYLGAWTLMGHEYMEMKNTSAAIQAYRHAIEVNKRDYRAWYGLGQTYEILKMPFYCLYYYRRAHQLRPNDSRMLVALGECYEKLNQLVESKKCYWRAYAVGDVEKMALVKLAKLHEQLNESEQAAQCYIKYIQDIYSCSELVEHVEVSTAFRYLAQYYFKCKLWDEASACAQQCCAFNDTREEGKALLRQILQLRNQGETLSTDIAAPIFLPASLSATNTPTRRVSPLNLSSVTP; encoded by the exons ATGAGATACTCT GAGGATGCTCGTGATCTGGATGCCTATACGTTAGCCAAGTCTTACTTTGATCTGAAGGAATATGACAGGGCCGCCTATTTTCTACGGGGCTGCAAGAGCCAGAAAGCCTACTTCTTGTATATGTATTCGAGATACCTG TCGggggagaagaagaaggatgatGAGACAGTGGATAGTTTGG GACCTCTGGAAAAGGGACAGGTGAAAAATGAAGCTCTACGGGAATTGAGAGTTGAGCTCAGCAAGAAACACAAGGCACAGGAACTGGATGGATTTGGCCTTTATCT GTACGGTGTTGTGCTGCGGAAGCTGGACCTGGTGAAAGAAGCAATAGATGTGTTTGTTGAAGCTGCCCATGTCTTACCTTTGCACTGGGGGGCCTGGCTGGAACTTTGCAACTTGATTACAGATAAAGAGATG TTGAAGTTCCTGTCCTTGCCAGACACGTGGATGAAAGAGTTCTTTCTTGCACACATTTATACAGAGCTGCAGCTGATAGAGGAGGCTCTGCAGAAGTATCAGAGTCTCATTGATGCAGGATTTTCCAAAAGCACTTACATCATCTCTCAGATTGCTGTTGCCTACCACAATATCCGAG ATATTGACAAAGCTTTATCCATCTTTAATGAGCTAAGGAAACAAGATCCTTACAGGATAGAAAACATGGACACTTTCTCCAACTTGCTATATGTAAGG AGCATGAAGCCTGAGTTGAGCTACCTGGCTCACAATCTCTGTGAGATAGACAAGTATCGTGTTGAGACCTGCTGTGTAATTG GGAATTATTATAGCTTGCGTTCCCAGCATGAAAAAGCAGCACTCTATTTCCAGAGGGCCTTGAAACTGAATCCTCGTTATCTGGGAGCCTGGACACTTATGGGACATGAGTACATGGAAATGAAAAACACATCTGCAGCTATCCAGGCTTATAG GCATGCAATAGAGGTGAACAAAAGAGATTACAGAGCATGGTATGGTTTGGGGCAAACCTATGAAATCCTCAAAATGCCATTTTACTGTCTCTATTACTACCGACGGGCCCACCAACTCAG ACCAAATGATTCTCGTATGCTGGTTGCTCTAGGAGAATGCTATGAGAAACTCAATCAGTTGGTGGAATCTAAAAAG TGCTATTGGAGAGCTTATGCTGTGGGAGATGTGGAGAAAATGGCACTGGTGAAACTAGCAAA GCTGCACGAACAGCTGAATGAATCTGAACAGGCAGCTCAGTGCTACATCAAATACATCCAGGATATCTATTCCTGTTCG GAGTTAGTGGAGCACGTGGAGGTCAGTACTGCCTTCCGTTACCTGGCCCAGTACTACTTCAAGTGCAAGCTCTGGGATGAAGCCTCAGCATGTGCTCAGCAATGCTGTGCGTTCAATGAC ACTAGAGAAGAGGGAAAGGCCCTTCTGCGGCAGATCTTACAGCTTCGCAACCAAGGAGAAACGTTATCGACAGATATTGCTGCTCCCATTTTCCTCCCTGCATCATTGTCAGCCACCAACACTCCCACACGTCGCGTCTCCCCACTCAATCTGTCTTCTGTAACACCATGA